GCCCGCGGCGCACGGCGGGGATCAGCAGGAGCGTCTCCGCGGCCAGGGCGTTGATCAGCCCGTTGAGCGGCTGCTTGAGGAGGATGACCGCCGCGGTGGCGCCCCCCACCCCCATGATCCCCCCGTAGGTGACGAAGAGGAGGGGGAGCCCCAGCAGCGCCCAGAAGACGAAGTCCGCCACCAGCGGGCGGCGCCGGTAGCGCGTGACGAGCAGCCCCACCACCAGCGCTTCCAGGGTGAGGATGGCCCAGGCGTACGGATGGCCCCAGAGGAAAAAGGTGCGCGCCGCCGCCACGAACCCCGCCAGCGTCCCCGGCCCGGGGCCCAGCGTGACGGTGGCGACCAGCGCGGCCGTCCCCCCCAGCAGCAGCTCGGTGCCGGGCGAGAGGGAGACGGGGTTCATGTTGATGGCGTACCCGGCCGCGCCCAGCAGGAACGCGGCAACCCAGCGTTGCCGCGCCCGGAATTCCGATGCGCCGCGGATCGCGTCCAAAGGCTACCCCGCCCTGCGGGTCTTCCGGCGCAGGAAGTCCCGCATGATGTACTGCCCCAGCGTCATCGTGTTGGTGAAGTACGCCTTGCCGCGCGCGATCTCGCTCACCTTGTTGACGAATGCCACCAAGTACGGGTCGCGCGCCAGCATGAAGGTGTTGATGAGGATCCCGCTCTTGCGGCACGCCCCCACCTCGTGGAACGTCTCGCGCAGCACGCGCGCGTCCAGCCCCATCGAGTTCTTGTAGACGCGCCCGCCCGGCAGGGTGATGGCCGACGGCTTTCCGTCCGTGATCATCACGATCTGCCGCATGTCCTTGTTCTGGGCCAGCAGCAGGCGGCGCGCCAGCTTGAGCCCCGCCGCCGTGTTGGTGTGGTACGGCCCCACCTGCGCGCGCGCCAGCTCGCCCATGGGGATCTCCTCGGCCTCGTCGCCAAAGGTGACCACCCGCAGCGTGTCGCCGGGAAACTGGGTGCGGATCAGGTGCGTGAGGGCGAGCGCCACCTTCTTGGCCGGGGTGAAGCGGTCCTCGCCGTACAGGATCATGCTGTGGCTGGTGTCCAGCATCAGCACCGTGGCGCAGCTGGACCGGTACTCCGCCTGGTTGACGTACAGGTCGCCGTAGTCCAGGTCGATGGTGCCGTCGTCGCCCAGCCCTTTCCTTCCCAGCGCGCTCTTGAGGGTGGCGGGGATGTCCAGGTTGAGGGTGTCCCCGAACTCGTAGGGGCGGCTGGCGGCTTCGGCCTCCACGCCGGTGGCCAGGTGCGGGGTGTCGTGCGAGCCGAACGAGCTCTTCCCCATCGCCCCCAGCAGCCCCTTGAGGGTGCGGTAGCCCAGGAAGTCGATCCCCTTTCCCGTCAGCGAGAACTCCACCTGGCGGGCGGCCTCGCGCGCGTCGTCGGTCTTGCCGGCGCCCTCCATCTCCGTGTAGCCGCCGGGCATCTGCGGCTGCTGGCCGACGTTGAGGTACCCCTCTTCGACGAGGCGCTCGATGAGGCGGTCCAGCAGCTCGGCGATCTGCTGGCGGACCTCCTCGTTGGGCTCGCCGCGGCCGCTCAGCTCGTCCACCATCTCGGGGGTGAGCTGGCCGCTCTCCATGAGCGCGCGGAGGAGCGCCTCCTTGAGCGAGTCCATGGAGCGGTCGCCCTCGTCGCCACCGAACTCGCCCCAGTACGGATGCTCGTACGCGCCCCCCGCGAACCCGCTCTGCAGGAGGAAGTCCGAGAGCCGGTCCAGGAGCGCCTGCAGGTTCAGCGCGTCCGCCTGGTGCCCCGTGAACTTGGAGTAGTTGGTGAAGCGCATGCTCCGGGACTCCGGGATGGTGAGGCCGAACGGGGCGAGGACAGCAGTTTGCGGGCCAGGGAACGGCGGTGCGTGAGTGCGTGAGTGCGTGAGTGCGTGAGTGCGTGAGTGCGTGAGGGCGTGAGGGCGTTGGGTTCGGGCGCGGCGCCGGGGGTCACGCCGGCGGCGGCATCGCCGGGGGTTGAATCCCCCGGCTGGAACCACGCGAAGGCGGCTGAAGCCGGCTCGTGCGACGCGGGCATCGGCCCCGAGTCCGCGAAGGCGGACTTTGCGTGGTTCCAGCCGCGAATTCATTCGCTCCTGGACCGGCGCGCCTGGAAAACGGGCGTCGGCGCGTGGCGCGGCACGGGCAGCCACGCGGGGCTGCCCCTACGGGATCTGTGCGTCAGGCACGGAAGGGGTGGCCGCGACGGCGCTGCGGCCCGGGCACCGCGCGCGGATCTCGCCCGGGAGTCCGCGCAGGCGGACTTTGCGCTTTTGTTGCCGCGATTTTAATCGCCCGCCCCCGGGCCCCCACCCGGCCCCCCACCCGCCCCCGGGCCCGGCCCACCCTCCCCCCGCGCCTGCAGAACACCATCGATGGTGGTCAGGAAGAGGTCCACGTCGAGCGGTTTGGTGAGGTAGGCGTGGACGCCGGCCTCCATCAGGCGGCTGACGGCGCCGCGT
This genomic window from Longimicrobium sp. contains:
- a CDS encoding VWA domain-containing protein; translated protein: MRFTNYSKFTGHQADALNLQALLDRLSDFLLQSGFAGGAYEHPYWGEFGGDEGDRSMDSLKEALLRALMESGQLTPEMVDELSGRGEPNEEVRQQIAELLDRLIERLVEEGYLNVGQQPQMPGGYTEMEGAGKTDDAREAARQVEFSLTGKGIDFLGYRTLKGLLGAMGKSSFGSHDTPHLATGVEAEAASRPYEFGDTLNLDIPATLKSALGRKGLGDDGTIDLDYGDLYVNQAEYRSSCATVLMLDTSHSMILYGEDRFTPAKKVALALTHLIRTQFPGDTLRVVTFGDEAEEIPMGELARAQVGPYHTNTAAGLKLARRLLLAQNKDMRQIVMITDGKPSAITLPGGRVYKNSMGLDARVLRETFHEVGACRKSGILINTFMLARDPYLVAFVNKVSEIARGKAYFTNTMTLGQYIMRDFLRRKTRRAG